A genomic window from Plasmodium chabaudi chabaudi strain AS genome assembly, chromosome: 8 includes:
- a CDS encoding U2 small nuclear ribonucleoprotein B'', putative: MDNFDIPPNQTLYINNLEDKINVNDLKYLLYEFFCPYGNVLDVVIKKSNKLRGQAFVIFSNIASSTLAYKNLKGKPFLNKNININYAKTKSRIIEKLEGTYNPIKNYKSANNYENKVNQFTLFVQNLPDEINKNALEILFNQYPGFSEVRYIPGRNVAFIDFNSYQNGEVAMNGLQSFKITPEHPMKISWSN, translated from the coding sequence ATGGACAATTTTGATATACCCCCCAACCAAACTCTctatataaacaatttagaagataaaataaatgtaaatgatttgaaatatttactatatgaatttttttgtccATATGGAAATGTATTGGATgtagttataaaaaaatcaaataaattaagaGGGCAAgcatttgttatttttagcAATATAGCCTCATCAACCTTagcttataaaaatttaaaaggaaaaccctttttaaataaaaatataaatattaattatgcAAAAACGAAATCAAGaataattgaaaaattgGAAGGAACATATAAtccaattaaaaattataaatcagctaataattatgaaaataaagtaaaTCAATTTACCTTATTTGTTCAGAATTTACCTGatgaaattaataaaaatgctcTAGAAATTCTATTTAATCAATATCCTGGATTTTCGGAAGTTAGATATATACCAGGAAGAAATGTAGCATTTATTGATTTTAATTCTTATCAAAATGGCGAAGTTGCTATGAATGGCTTGCAAAGTTTTAAGATTACACCAGAACATCCTATGAAAATATCATGGTcgaattaa
- a CDS encoding cytoadherence linked asexual protein 9, putative translates to MINWFIQSSILYIGILFLRNVYCFSIEDNKNELKKVIDNDSLYSELNRLQDMLLYTIEHDVLKLPTKTNNIKDEYINDNFKEVLIEDETSDKNEPYLILKHDATVEDVINYEHILKEQVALKYDPSISDQIKNKILVVRTLKIVKFMLLPINHYKKNKDIKKALQELNKMFTYDHNDDTSKLNNTTYENMIYSSKIIKAQNKTPENPDITEDDIDYKNLLFSYEPDIEYMKKHDALSNHYGIGIYNYIGTHYIALGYFITLKMALQHFDKYFVKGYLKFYTWGTILRHTLDDRYKALDLMCDDSHRKKNMVNKKNSIAKTRIISASQDCSVLEFLIHQYNMYQVELFKRASILNLNIQIFLDTDALKQKFFTFMCKKSNECIIYRGPQFKGEKNKYNDFVDHNPKFNDYRIETNERRNPYSAYINYYYFIKYYNEFNQDQVIYAHMFNLIGILIGNPSALVNSLYLPGYYNAIQISYIENRQLSDLYANLIKCYNLCYYRKRYPLISNIQNNIPNIKYDTSQCSICEATAFYINNHTQNEVPMLLKYYNYITHVLNVNTLNSLTNIMHIYESYDSFLMHDLNWFTFLFLFRMTTYQEIHNNTISNAMFLNLHTENKPKRNMVTFHWYPSYLKKFIIHYTRKNKAISLLSELESKVKKETIEKMKNSIRFVMHINSLLQLDFFYYLNETPLKSLHPYGITMIIEGQFKEWFMNYLTGFTMINYDDNKGRYNLPRKRERNEFLASKLKMWTHFIRKIISDAYIKYFNQKHVLNLFKYHSTFNISNKIMLMRDSYELYMNHFNNVFFTGDILINNKFFSSTPKIQMLGDRAFYYIRGTLGNQLNYYKFGALYAYIINKKLIKEFVEELHDIYVANKNIFNEVSFMQTVRLLFKKIQQSFFSHRRNDAVSMNNIFFFNVRPNYSRLPKKERYQEIHESLASRFFEKTLFSIFHIMFVIKISKNVDKLDAIYGKANMLRMVVHEEPHLRFEYLYNGSMLDSLLNVFFPLYIKKPSVQLKYGKTFILANMFRLSSELFGIYDLNNLSMLCEYQAITGANFYSFKKLSEFIDRKFVPFVLGGCIMKIRNIVNNPGQSAWEAFKARAVNDGLITFTVLGKTLYMSGNLLYRHIYFFPNNLIEELQKQTEWIEKYEKDNKPSTFYIDIPALIATFHSVSIKTFLYALSLHYSFFDYGVFLLRLSSRLFDRFITVIDTYVNSYFRSIFNKCSIDVFLKIISKIYDDTLKEGYYRDIIKSRLAAKDYSCNNIYCELPQRNAQLLEPHNIAETQYGVTFFYKDDNLQFDDLDDSELFLNDKQIINYEIDINLNQNDIDFTNDAFNKCTINDRKYDR, encoded by the exons ATGATTAATTGGTTTATTCAATCgtcaatattatatataggaATACTGTTTTTGAGAAATGTTTATTGTTTTAGTATcgaagataataaaaatgaattgaAAAAGGTTATCGACAATGACTCGCTATATAGCGAGCTAAATAGATTGCAAGATATgctattatatacaatagAGCATGATGTGTTAAAGCTACCAAccaaaacaaataatatcaaagatgaatatattaatgataattttaaagaaGTACTTATCGAAGATGAAACTTCAGATAAAAACGAACCATATcttatattaaaacatgATGCCACAGTTGAAgatgtaataaattatgaacacattttaaaagaacaagtggctttaaaatatgatcCTTCTATATCAgatcaaattaaaaataaaatactagTTGTAAGaacattaaaaattgttaagtTTATGTTATTGCCAATCAATcactataaaaaaaataaagacatCAAAAAAGCCTTAcaagaattaaataaaatgtttacTTATGATCATAATGATGACACAtctaaattaaataatacaacttacgaaaatatgatatattcatcaaaaattatcaaagcCCAAAATAAAACGCCAGAAAATCCTGATATTACTGAGGATGATATTGACTACAAAAACTTATTGTTTTCCTATGAACCTGACAttgaatatatgaaaaagcaCGATGCTTTATCTAACCACTATGGCATaggcatatataattatatcgGGACCCATTATATAG CGCTTGGCTATTTTATCACACTCAAGATGGCACTCCAACATTTCGATAAATACTTTGTCAAGGGATATCTAAAGTTTTACACGTGGGGAACAATATTGCGGCATACGCTTGACGATCGGTATAAGGCTTTAGATTTAATGTGTGATGATTCACAtcgcaaaaaaaatatggttaataaaaaaaatagtatagcAAAAACCCGAATCATATCAGCTTCTCAAGATTGTTCAGTATTAGAATTTCTTATACatcaatataatatgtatcaagttgaattatttaaaagggCTTCCATTCTAAATTtgaatatacaaatatttttagataCAGATgctttaaaacaaaaattttttacctttatgtgtaaaaaaagtaatgaatgtattatatacagAGGCCCACAATTTAAgggtgaaaaaaataaatataatgattttGTCGATCATAATCCTAAATTTAATGATTATCGCATAGAAACAAATGAGAGAAGAAATCCATATAGTGCATATatcaattattattattttataaaatattataatgaatttaatCAAGATCAAGTTATTTATGCACATATGTTTAATTTAATCGGAATTTTAA ttggTAATCCTAGTGCACTTGTTAACTCGCTATATTTGCCAGGATACTATAATG CCATTCAGATTTCTTATATAGAAAATCGTCAGTTATCGGACCTTTATGCCAATCTAATAAAAT GTTACAATCTATGCTATTATAGAAAAAGATATCCTCTCATTAgtaatattcaaaataacattccgaatataaaatatgataccTCCCAATGTAGTATATGTGAAGCAACCGCATTCTACATAAATA ATCACACTCAAAATGAGGTTCCTATGCTACTAAAATATTACAACTATATAACACACGTTTTGAATGTGAATACTTTAAATTCTTTGACAAATATAATGCACATTTACGAAAGTTATGACAGTTTTTTAATGCACGATTTAAATTGGTTTACTTTCCTCTTCCTATTTAGAATGACAACATATCAAG AGATACACAATAATACAATATCGAATGCCATGTTTTTGAACCTGCACACTGAAAATAAAccaaaaagaaatatgGTAACGTTCCATTGGTATCcatcatatttaaaaaagtttatTATTCACTATACTCGAAAAAATAAGGCTATATCTTTGTTAAGTG AATTAGAAagtaaagtaaaaaaagaaactatcgaaaaaatgaaaaatagcATACGGTTTGTTATGCATATCAACTCATTATTACAGCTtgactttttttattatctaaATGAAACCCCATTGAAAAGTCTTCACCCATATGGTATAACAATGATTATTGAAGGACAATTTAAAGAATGGTTTATGAATTATTTGACAGGGTTTACTATGATCAAttatgatgataataagGGTCGATATAATTTACCTAGGAAACGTGAAAGGAATGAATTCTTAGCAtccaaattaaaaatgtggactcattttataagaaaaattattagcgatgcatatattaaatactTTAATCAAAAAcatgttttaaatttatttaaatatcaTTCCACATTCAATATAAGtaacaaaattatgttaATGAGAGATTCCTATGAACTATACATGAaccattttaataatgtatttttcaCTGGAgatattttgataaataacaaatttttttcatcaacTCCCAAAATACAAATGCTAGGGGATAGagcattttattatattcgtGGTACGCTTGGAAACCAACTTAATTATTACAAATTTGGTGCactatatgcatatattataaacaaaaaactTATAAAAGAATTTGTCGAAGAATTACACGACATTTATGTTGccaacaaaaatatttttaatgaagTATCTTTTATGCAAACCGTTCGattattattcaaaaaaattcaacAAAGTTTCTTTTCCCATCGTCGAAACGATGCAGTG AGCATGAACAACATCTTCTTCTTCAACGTCCGACCCAACTATTCCAGATTAccgaaaaaagaaagataCCAAGAAATTCACGAATCGTTGGCATCCCGTTTTTTTGAGAAAACATTGTTCTCAATATTTCACATCATGtttgttattaaaataagtaAGAATGTAGATAAACTTGATGCAATATATGGGAAAGCAAATATGTTACGTATGGTTGTACATGAAGAACCACATTTAAGATtcgaatatttatataatggaAGTATGCTGGATAGTCTattaaatgtatttttccctttatatataaaaaaaccaTCAGTCCAATTAAAGTATGGtaaaacatttattttagcTAATATGTTTAGACTATCATCAGAATTGTTTGGTATTtatgatttaaataatttaagtaTGCTATGTGAGTATCAAGCTATAACGGGTGCGAACTTTTATTCCTTCAAAAAACTTTCTGAGTTTATTGATAGAAAATTTGTACCTTTCGTTTTAGGGGGTTgcattatgaaaataaggAATATAGTTAATAATCCAGGTCAAAGCGCATGGGAAGCATTTAAGGCACGTGCAGTAAATGATGGATTGATTACATTTACAGTTTTGGGTAAAACTCTGTATATGTCTGGTAACCTGTTATATAgacacatatattttttcccaaataatttaatagaAGAATTACAAAAACAAACTGAATGGAtcgaaaaatatgaaaaggaTAATAAACCAAGCACATTTTATATCGACATCCCAGCGTTAATTGCTACTTTTCATAGTGTTTCTATAAAAACTTTCCTATATGCATTAAGTCTACATTACAGTTTCTTTGACTATggtgtatttttattaagatTATCATCTCGTCTATTTGATCGATTTATAACAGTTATAGATACATATGtgaattcatattttaggtccatatttaataaatgctCAATagatgtttttttaaaaattatatcaaaaatttATGACGACACGCTAAAAGAAGGATACTATAGAGATATTATCAAGTCTAGACTTGCTGCTAAAGATTATTCTTGCAATAACATATATTGTGAATTGCCACAAAGAAATGCACAGTTACTTGAACCCCATAATATTGCAGAAACACAATATGGagtaacatttttttacaaagaTGATAATTTACAGTTTGATGATTTAGATGATAGTGAGCTATTCTTAAAtgataaacaaattataaattatgaaattgATATAAACCTTAATCAAAATGACATCGATTTTACTAATGAtgcatttaataaatgtacCATCAATGACCGTAAATATGATCGATGA
- a CDS encoding protein kish, putative, with product MSALFNLDSMVTVIILCICTCTYLKPRFPNVFDNKKNGFLGTLGKFAVIGDRLSIYVSISCIILAFFNLFAR from the coding sequence ATGTCAGCGCTATTTAATTTAGATTCTATGGTAACTGTCAtcatattatgtatatgtacatGTACTTACTTAAAGCCAAGATTCCCAAACGTGTttgacaataaaaaaaacgggTTTTTAGGTACATTAGGGAAGTTTGCAGTTATAGGAGATCGTTTATCAATTTACGTATCAATCTCCTGTATCATATTAGCATTTTTTAACCTATTCGCACGTTAA
- a CDS encoding phosphatidylinositol N-acetylglucosaminyltransferase subunit P, putative has product MKSIWEGYAFFILCLSQVLWASYLVWAFVFDDFLSILHFPFPSKYWAAIIPCSILFTVEFIFLFTVLHSLLKTEPSNSIHLVEDEYSVFQTKITKESTNYMNDIKIEKINKLLYDTTLYID; this is encoded by the exons ATGAAATCGATTTGGGAAGGATATgcctttttcattttgtgttTATCTCAGGTTTTATGGg CATCGTACCTAGTATGGGCATTTGTATTTGATGATTTTTTGAGCATATTGCATTTTCCATTCCCATCTAa aTATTGGGCAGCTATTATTCCGTGTTCTATTTTGTTTACTGTagagtttatttttttatttaccgTCTTACATTCATTATTGAAAACAGAACCGTCAAACTCAATTCACCTGGTTGAAG atgAGTATTCCGTTTTTCAGACGAAAATTACAAAAGAATCCACGAATTATATGAACGATATAAAGATCGAGAAGATTAACAAACTTTTATATGATACGACTTTATACATTGATtag
- a CDS encoding vacuolar protein sorting-associated protein 33, putative codes for MEALNELRDQERLQLLTILKKYNGRKSLFFENSLHIIINLLLTEQDIKNEKIDNVFFYMTDEINTISNKANISNNIIFFLRPYFYEIEQIFKIIENIEKIKTGNKNYLFIFIPYMTHMCEQEIYKHNVLELTIKIIIYPLYFFPIYNDVFSLEIKNIFKDYYVDNDFSNLIFCSYALMFLQYIFNGVFRNIKSLGHASHFISEQLMQLRKEIVANNFNIQTPNDCQDNLFQLLSNIQSLQDLTNLKNSKEPSVVPIKYALHKFFLSENIKKKKKKKKKAPHTIDNSYIYHDHNEKNDIKKYVTPKNYSSDEDDNSILDTNESASDLSSTNMDNQNDNPNFTSNLENSESIQCIERNEEDDVHIIAPMTDKKYRNEFSSSTSTYKREHVENNHFSNTRETTKPYNNRIKIENQKDSDNEQASDESHKFRRTESALNYSNKGSEKDTKQSDNFKETKTNKSTNTFDKNTNNYSNPINNDFDFDDMSKYHSQRILNFETDESSVNSDNAHQEPDKISSENYNNNENVKEIKDTYQQNSKIMNKEEHINSSDNDSTNKNNNDSNKINQAFSDESDHNINGNKFREDNKHSSNKLLSNNLKNNNNQVVKKKVSKLENRHDKDRQNEYNNSDNDQNHKIQNSKKKKKKIHKKIAYGTGIPNFMTEFDNSKFLMKKKDKEEAEKHEKKEKNYLLEKIGINSFLFLLNACTKVDSCIIIDRRIDMVTPFCTPFTYEGLIDHIFCIENLQIEIPRYIIFNEGANKTDADNSKNRTHIGHTSNDLNNKKIRVKLNSSIDVLYNDIKDLNQNEVGLFLHKKASDIQQTYKEKDSLKDIGQINKFMIKFKEKHYEHNSLSRHVNIASYILKEIKTEHTFNKLKLEDEIIQLNTNTNKTILSNIVKQIQILIYTGENLYEIYRLISLFSVITNGFNDTYINELKKDIIEQYGINELTRLNKLHISNILRYQPKQKFIWNTLKDHFNLLSNDENDISYVCNGYAPLSTRLIEYIGVFKNNMQVFPEVFSLINGPTFDIIQNAVGYEHVQVNNHEDLPGSSNRSIESSTESYSDTSSDTASNITKPTNPQSHTDTNDTGSAEVSVSNHNSDKDSIQSNTSEQNHYINSKKNKKFVILFYVGGISYAEIASIRKLNQTNENYNYLIFTTEIISSKRIIDSMGN; via the coding sequence atggaagcTCTAAACGAATTAAGAGATCAAGAAAGGTTGCAGTTACTAActatactaaaaaaatacaatggAAGaaaatctttattttttgaaaattcacttcatattattattaatttattactaACAGAacaagatataaaaaatgaaaaaattgataacgtttttttttacatgacagatgaaataaatacaatatcTAACAAagcaaatatatcaaataatattatattttttttacgtccatatttttatgagatagaacaaatatttaaaataattgaaaatatagaaaaaatcaaaacaggaaataaaaactatctatttatttttatcccTTATATGACACATATGTGCGAACAAgaaatttataaacataACGTTTTAGAACTTActatcaaaattattatttatcctttatatttttttcctatatataatgatgtATTTAGTttagaaattaaaaatatttttaaagattATTATGTAGATAACGATTTTAGTAATCTTATTTTCTGCTCGTATGCTTTAATGTTTcttcaatatatattcaatgGAGTAtttagaaatattaaatctCTAGGACATGCTTCCCATTTTATTTCTGAACAGTTAATGCAATTAAGAAAAGAAATCGTTgctaataattttaatatacaaaCTCCCAATGATTGCCAAGATAATTTATTCCAACTTTTAAGTAATATCCAAAGCTTACAAGACTTAACAAATCTCAAAAATTCAAAAGAACCTTCTGTTGTACCTATCAAATATGCTTTgcataaattttttctatccgaaaatataaaaaaaaaaaaaaaaaaaaaaaaaaaagcaccTCACACCATCGATAATAGTTACATATATCATGAccataatgaaaaaaatgatattaaaaaatatgtcacaccaaaaaattattcatcTGATGAAGATGATAACTCAATTTTAGATACTAATGAATCAGCTAGTGACCTTAGCAGCACAAACATGGATAACCAAAATGACAACCCCAATTTCACATctaatttagaaaattcaGAATCCATTCAATGTATCGAGCGAAACGAAGAAGATGATGTCCATATTATTGCACCAATGactgataaaaaatatcgaaATGAGTTTAGCTCAAGTACGTCCACATATAAAAGAGAACATGTAGAAAACAatcatttttcaaatacaCGCGAAACAACAAAGCCATATAATAAtcgtataaaaatagaaaatcaAAAAGATAGCGATAATGAACAAGCTAGTGATGAATCTCATAAATTTAGGAGAACCGAAAGTGCATTAAACTATTCTAATAAAGGCTCCGAAAAAGATACAAAACAATCTGACAACTTCAAAGAAACTAAAACGAACAAGTCTACTAACAcctttgataaaaatacaaataattattctaATCCTATAAATAACGATTTTGATTTTGATGATATGAGTAAATATCATTCACAAAGAATTTTGAATTTTGAAACCGACGAAAGTAGTGTTAATTCAGATAATGCACATCAAGAACCTGATAAAATAAGTTcagaaaattataacaataatgaaaatgtaaaagaaataaaagatacTTATCAGCAAAATtctaaaattatgaacaaggaagaacatataaatagtaGTGACAATGATAGTaccaataaaaataataatgattcaAATAAGATTAACCAAGCATTTTCAGATGAATCAGatcataatattaatgGAAATAAGTTTAGGGAAGACAATAAACATAGTTCTAATAAGTTactttcaaataatttaaaaaataataataatcaagttgtgaaaaaaaaagtaagcAAACTGGAAAATCGACATGATAAAGATAGACAAAATGAATACAACAATTCAGATAATGATCAAAATcataaaattcaaaattcaaaaaaaaaaaaaaaaaaaattcataaaaaaattgcttATGGAACAGGTATACCTAATTTTATGACTGAGTTTGATAATAGTAAATTccttatgaaaaaaaaagataaagaaGAAGCAGAAAAACAcgagaaaaaagaaaaaaactatttattagaaaaaattggaataaatagttttctatttttattaaatgcaTGTACCAAAGTAGATTCATGTATCATTATCGATCGAAGAATTGATATGGTCACTCCCTTTTGTACCCCTTTCACTTATGAAGGTCTAATtgatcatatattttgtattgaaaatttacaaatagAAATACcaagatatattatatttaacgAAGGTGCAAACAAAACAGATGCagataattcaaaaaatagaaCCCACATAGGACATACATCTAACGATctaaacaataaaaaaattagagtCAAATTAAATAGTTCAATAGATGTATTATACaatgatataaaagatttaaatcaaaatgaagtaggcttatttttacataaaaaagcTAGCGATATACAACAAActtataaagaaaaagattcattaaaagatataggtcaaataaataaatttatgatcaaatttaaagaaaaacatTATGAACATAATTCTTTATCTAGACATGTAAATATTgcatcatatattttaaaagaaataaaaacagaacacacttttaataaattaaaattagaagatgaaattatacaattaaatacaaatacaaataaaactatcttatcaaatattgtaaaacaaatacaaatattaatatatactggtgaaaatttatatgaaatttaTAGATTAATATCTCTATTCTCTGTTATAACAAATGGCTTTAATGATACTTACattaatgaattaaaaaaagatattattGAACAATATGgtataaatgaattaaccagattaaataaattacatATTTCTAATATTTTGAGATATCAACctaaacaaaaatttatatggaATACTTTAAAAGATCATTTTAATCTTTTAtcaaatgatgaaaatgatatatccTATGTATGTAATGGTTATGCTCCTTTGTCAACTCGACTAATTGAGTATATTggtgtttttaaaaataatatgcaagTTTTCCCTGAAGTTTTTAGTCTTATAAATGGCCCAACCTTTgatataatacaaaatgcTGTAGGATATGAACATGTTCAGGTAAATAATCATGAAGACCTTCCTGGATCTAGCAATAGGAGCATTGAAAGTTCTACTGAATCATATAGTGACACCTCTAGCGATACTGCTAGTAATATTACCAAACCCACTAATCCACAAAGTCATACCGATACGAATGATACTGGTAGTGCTGAAGTTAGTGTATCCAATCACAATAGTGACAAAGACAGTATACAAAGTAATACTAGTGAACAAAATCATTATATCAattccaaaaaaaataaaaaatttgttatccttttttatgttgGTGGTATTTCATATGCTGAAATTGCATCCATTAGGAAATTAAATCAGACCAacgaaaattataattatttaatttttacaacGGAAATTATTAGTTCAAAAAGGATAATCGACTCAATGGGCAATTAG
- a CDS encoding CIR protein, with protein MGMESCTIFNEIDKLFIDYEVNDDQFNKDYGQYNNYCPVRNGSKRCDTDYEKLTAITGHAYVELTNNQKGDLDNGYDPSIELLVMELCHRLYKLSKDHSLSLNDAFENYLGKPMGGFNHLSILYNNTHFKDYSIGVMNGFYLLFKQMCETISIYEKPGVQQHEYISGVTQCYIMYDELYKFIRQCDPYLRLLNHLKTIYDAFKKAVIKYNDYDPSLISQLIEFSPINKTKFRSEFNSAGCKRLHEKLTNKTPNIIKIGIQLLEDAEKRKNGEESQITEDFDFGLDDEEDDDEDVDDVDGADDGADDSADDSADDGGEKKDGAIDNTSQDHEKNPVDLSDQPSMPNGDPSQPDSGTTSNTDDSNGKDKTLENSQSSDKLPGSSSDGQLPKETTQESKDTTEKTLQTLQSASSKLTELVSELDKAISQPNKETATPPAGGNGLKPGDSGGDPPSSGDPSLDPPPVSHNSQSSQTDPTKPSDPEHKQGDDQKEKGQQSALTIQGPSDGSINTPYVQVTKQDNFVNHINGIISKSVISMDILKKHKLTAVSVIGIAIAITLAIMYKYLSFGWRKEIKRKKTTKKVINSIGGKRPVQIIIKSSNRKKQTKKSTSSVYGKKSPLLSIYKLVQADPIPFINLFFVFIFFVYKRKLNYLEL; from the exons ATGGGCATGGAATCg TGTActatatttaatgaaattGATAAACTGTTTATCGACTATGAGGTCAATGATGACCAATTTAACAAAGACTATGgacaatataataattattgcCCTGTAAGAAATGGATCTAAAAGATGTGATACTGATTATGAAAAACTGACCGCCATTACTGGGCATGCATATGTGGAATTAACAAATAATCAGAAGGGGGATCTAGATAATGGATATGATCCAAGTATTGAATTATTGGTCATGGAATTGTGCCAtagattatataaattatcaaaagATCATAGTTTATCTCTAAATGATGCATTTGAGAATTATTTAGGTAAGCCTATGGGGGGTTTTAATCATTTGAGCAtcttatataataacacGCATTTTAAGGATTATAGCATTGGTGTTATGAATGggttttatcttttatttaagCAAATGTGTGAAACAATtagtatatatgaaaaaccTGGTGTACAACAACACGAATACATAAGCGGTGTTACTCAATGCTATATTATGTATGACGAActttataaattcattCGTCAGTGTGATCCATATCTTCGATTATTGaatcatttaaaaacaatatatgatgcatttaaaaaagcTGTTATTAAATACAATGACTACGACCCATCCTTAATTAGTCAGCTTATAGAATTTTCaccaataaataaaaccaAGTTTAGATCTGAATTCAATAGTGCAGGATGCAAGCGACTGCATGAAAAGCTAACTAATAAAACCCccaatattataaaaataggaaTTCAATTGTTAGAGGATGctgaaaaaagaaaaaacggTGAAGAATCTCAAATTACAGAAGATTTCGATTTCGGTTTAGATGACGAAGAGgatgatgatgaagatGTTGATGATGTTGATGGTGCTGATGATGGTGCTGATGATAGTGCTGATGATAGTGCTGATGATGGTGGTGAAAAGAAAGACGGTGCTATAGATAATACGTCACAAGATCATGAAAAAAATCCAGTAGATCTATCGGATCAACCAAGTATGCCAAATGGTGACCCAAGTCAACCAGATTCCGGCACAACAAGTAATACAGATGATTCAAATGGCAAAGACAAAACTTTAGAAAATAGCCAAAGTTCAGATAAATTGCCAGGAAGTTCATCAGATGGGCAACTACCCAAAGAGACTACACAAGAAAGCAAAGATACTACAGAAAAAACATTACAAACTTTACAAAGTGCATCTTCTAAGCTTACTGAGCTTGTTAGTGAACTCGATAAGGCAATTAGTCAACCAAATAAAGAAACTGCTACACCCCCAGCAGGTGGTAATGGCCTTAAACCAGGAGATTCGGGAGGTGATCCACCTTCCTCTGGTGATCCATCACTAGATCCCCCACCCGTATCCCATAATTCGCAAAGTTCACAAACAGATCCAACAAAACCAAGCGATCCGGAGCATAAGCAAGGTGACGaccaaaaagaaaaaggcCAGCAATCAGCACTAACTATTCAAGGGCCATCAGATGGTTCTATCAATACACCATATGTTCAAGTAACTAAACAagataattttgtaaaccATATAAATGGAATTATATCGAAAAGTGTAATCTCAATGGATATACTTAAGAAACACAAATTAACTGCAGTTTCAGTTATAGGCATTGCAATAGCCATTACTTTAGCTATTATGTACaag TATTTGTCATTTGGATGgagaaaagaaataaagagaaaaaaaaccaCGAAAAAGGTTATAAATTCAATCGGAGGAAAAAGACCGGtgcaaataattataaaatcatCTAATCGAAAAAAACAGACTAAAAAATCTACAAGTTCCgtttatggaaaaaaatctCCATTATTAAGTATATACAAACTGGTGCAGGCCGATCCTAtaccatttattaatttattttttgtgttcattttttttgtttataaaagaaaactaaattatttagagttataa